A stretch of Lactuca sativa cultivar Salinas chromosome 6, Lsat_Salinas_v11, whole genome shotgun sequence DNA encodes these proteins:
- the LOC111903350 gene encoding uncharacterized protein LOC111903350, translating into MAKRSKQQIPPSPDHSENDGEDEVPPESPRGNTPPQSPPQTESPPHKIPTPPPSPKQTPPKPTPKVPVSVIPTSTTETSLPHPLVSTVSISLTTLSAPITHTTTTTLPEQTARVNVSDTGAPTETEPPVITKPISPTHSTESGATLGGDNDEYDSTYFSPYRLQSDEDTDTPINRQHLQSIHEKLDKLLADNKAYGGVVLKAFVETTIDQYTQAMDKSTDAIKESTSTCKKASANVAEVIRTTQIFIDSLKGHADTNAAKIRESVGSFSQSLKEEQQIFDDVRSSIKADNASLIGSVSSRLDSLHVDIAKESALKEEIARQASTIAVQQVQLAQSEKEISLLKTERAVFRSCANDVKDMLTNLLGAHDPILTLTIRNHLTTKLLPALAMLHEMKGSGPTEKLKQIVNDSDSDVETITDALKRKKRDKELDENLKITKEAEEIERRNKEEEDILQCKKALFPEWTRDVLISQAIESPSVYWLEPIASFDYDNSKDSQFDMPITRKSFTFHCFDSTVEVPFPNPKLD; encoded by the exons atggcGAAGAGATCAAAACAGCAAATTCCTCCAAGTCCGGATCATTCTGAAAATGATGGAGAAGATGAGGTTCCTCCCGAATCTCCACGAGGTAATACTCCTCCTCAATCACCTCCACAAACCGAATCTCCACCTCATAAAATTCCAACCCCACCTCCATCACCGAAACAGACACCTCCAAAGCCAACACCGAAAGTCCCAGTTTCGGTTATTCCCACTTCCACAACAGAAACCTCTCTACCACATCCACTAGTTTCTACTGTTTCCATTTCTCTAACAACCTTATCAGCTCCAATTACCCATACCACCACCACTACACTTCCAGAACAAACAGCAagggtcaacgtatctgatacgggggcacctactgAAACCGAACCCCCAGTCATCACTAAACCCATCTCTCCAACCCACTCAACAGAGTCAGGTGCTACTCTGGGAGGCGACAATGATGAGTATGACTCTACATACTTTAGTCCCTATAGACTTCAGTCTGATGAAGACACTGATACTCCTATCAACCGCCAACATTTACAGAGCATTCATGAGAAGCTGGATAAGCTGCTTGCGGATAATAAAGCTTATGGCGGGGTTGTTCTCAAAGCTTTTGTGGAAACAACTATAGATCAATATACACAAGCTATGGATAAATCAACTGATGCCATCAAGGAATCAACTTCAACTTGCAAGAAAGCATCTGCTAATGTTGCTGAAGTTATTCGCACCACGCAGATATTTATAGATTCTTTGAAAGGGCATGCTGATACGAATGCTGCCAAAATTCGTGAATCAGTTGGATCTTTCTCACAGTCTTTGAAGGAAGAACAACAGATTTTTGATGATGTTCGTTCCTCTATCAAAGCTGACAACGCTTCTCTGATCGGTTCAGTATCTTCTCGACTGGACTCACTGCATGTTGACATTGCCAAAGAGAGTGCTTTGAAGGAAGAGATAGCTCGTCAAGCCTCTACAATTGCAGTTCAGCAAGTCCAACTTGCTCAATCAGAGAAGGAAATTTCCTTGTTGAAAACAGAGAGAGCTGTCTTCCGCAGTTGTGCAAACGATGTCAAGGACATGTTGACCAATCTCCTTGGTGCTCATGATCCAATTCTCACTCTCACCATCCGCAATCATTTAACTACCAAACTGCTCCCTGCTCTTGCCATGCTTCATGAAATGAAAG GTTCTGGTCCAACTGAAAAGCTGAAACAGATTGTTAACGACAGTGATAGTGATGTTGAAACTATCACTGATGCCCTTAAAAGAAAGAAGAGAGATAAAGAATTAgatgaaaatttaaaaatcacaAAGGAGGCTGAGGAAATAGAGAGGCGcaataaagaagaagaagatatctTGCAGTGTAAGAAGGCTCTGTTTCCTGAATGGACGAGAGATGTGTTGATCAGTCAAGCAATTGAGTCACCGAGTGTCTATTGGTTAGAACCGATTGCCTCTTTTGACTACGACAATTCAAAGGACTCACAATTTGATATGCCAATTACAAGGAAGTCATTTACATTTCATTGTTTTGACTCAACTGTTGAGGTTCCTTTTCCAAATCCAAAGCTTGACTGA